One Segnochrobactrum spirostomi genomic window carries:
- a CDS encoding iron-siderophore ABC transporter substrate-binding protein: MSVPTGSTRRAVLGGAFAALGWASPGPLGRAFAGILAPAALRVATLDWAVLETLLAIGNVPVAAAELVLYRQIVVSPPPPPAVVDVGLRGMPNYEALLAARPNLIVSTNFYLWATPALERIAPVETVTFYGLGAPSFELSCTATRAIADRIGTPAAGAALIARTEASLDAFHRDLAGVAGRPMLVINLGDARHFRVFGMDSLFGAVLARIGLANAWDGPTRYSASAPIGIERLAAFPDATIVILPPVPPEAVRMFAESRLWRALPAVRNGRVVTLDPVNPFGALPTAVRFGTLLRDALVGMTSHG, translated from the coding sequence GTGAGCGTACCGACGGGGAGCACGAGGCGAGCCGTCCTCGGCGGGGCGTTCGCTGCGCTCGGCTGGGCATCGCCCGGGCCGCTCGGCCGCGCGTTTGCTGGGATACTGGCGCCGGCCGCGTTGCGGGTCGCGACCCTCGACTGGGCGGTGCTCGAGACGCTGCTCGCCATCGGCAATGTGCCCGTGGCCGCGGCGGAATTGGTGCTCTATCGGCAGATAGTGGTGTCTCCGCCGCCTCCACCGGCCGTGGTCGATGTCGGCCTGCGGGGCATGCCGAATTATGAGGCGTTGCTCGCAGCGCGACCCAATCTGATCGTCAGCACGAATTTCTACCTTTGGGCGACCCCGGCGCTGGAGCGGATCGCTCCGGTCGAGACGGTGACGTTCTACGGGCTAGGGGCGCCGTCCTTCGAGCTGTCGTGCACCGCGACCCGCGCCATCGCCGACCGGATCGGAACGCCGGCTGCCGGCGCGGCTCTGATCGCGCGAACCGAGGCGAGCCTCGACGCCTTCCATCGCGATCTTGCCGGAGTGGCCGGTCGGCCGATGCTCGTGATCAATCTCGGGGACGCGCGGCATTTTCGGGTGTTTGGCATGGACAGCCTGTTCGGCGCGGTGCTCGCGCGGATCGGCCTCGCGAACGCCTGGGACGGGCCGACCCGTTATTCTGCGTCCGCGCCGATCGGCATCGAACGGCTGGCGGCCTTTCCGGACGCCACGATCGTCATTCTGCCTCCGGTGCCGCCAGAGGCGGTGCGGATGTTCGCCGAGAGCAGGCTATGGCGGGCGCTTCCGGCGGTCCGCAACGGCCGCGTGGTGACGCTTGATCCGGTCAAT
- a CDS encoding TonB-dependent siderophore receptor gives MTLSQRPRWGLLLTVGVVAVSGAPMSARAQDASSDAIQLDEITVQGADTRETATSPVRGYVARRTVTGTKTDTPILEVPQSVSTVTRDQMNARDVQTVGQALDYSAGVVSQPFGTDPRFDAPIIRGFSAANSQYLNGLKLMRDQGATAIEPYGLERIDVLRGPSSVLYGQGNPGGLINMVSKRPVWDTIAEVDAQAGSFDNYSGSFDVGGPIGKGSELAYRLTGLARTTDTQTDFVDEDRYFFAPALTWQPGDDTSLTLLASIQHDTPQSPVGLPPEYTVNAPKGLSLSTNTYLGDPNFQSSNRTLSNLGYEFSHNFDETFAVRQNARYTWLNWDYDSLYYNGLSATDADIANRGTSTNSENLGTFTIDNQVEKSFATGPVEHTVLVGLDYRNHNVDTSTTFGTAPSVNVFTPSYYMAIVNDPWYESDTNGTISQLGLYGQDQVRLGPWLLTLGLRQDWANVDSTTDSNFGDTVQDQNDSATTGRVGLTYLFANGVAPYASYSTSFEPVIGNMPAVLGGEPFKPSEGKQYEAGIKYQPVGINAIFTVALYNLTQSNVSTLEEIGGVSYTVQTGEIRVQGIEFSATASLADGLNLIANYTYMDPEITAGQYSGNRPANVPDYLANAWLDYTIKGGVMEGLGFGGGVRFVGERYALDDNALLLDSNTLFDAALHYEKGPFKLQLNVNNIADEKYVSSCGSFGCFYGDGRTVLAQLSYKW, from the coding sequence ATGACACTATCGCAACGGCCTCGCTGGGGCCTCCTCCTGACGGTCGGGGTCGTGGCGGTCTCGGGTGCGCCGATGTCCGCACGCGCACAGGATGCCTCGTCCGATGCGATTCAGCTCGACGAGATCACAGTCCAAGGCGCCGATACCCGCGAGACTGCGACGAGTCCCGTGCGCGGCTACGTCGCGCGCCGGACCGTGACCGGCACCAAGACCGACACCCCGATCCTCGAGGTGCCCCAATCGGTCTCGACGGTGACGCGCGATCAGATGAACGCCCGCGATGTTCAGACCGTCGGTCAGGCGCTCGATTATTCCGCCGGCGTGGTGTCTCAGCCGTTCGGCACCGATCCGCGCTTCGATGCCCCGATCATTCGCGGCTTCTCCGCGGCGAACAGCCAATATCTGAACGGCCTCAAGCTGATGCGCGACCAGGGCGCGACCGCGATCGAGCCTTATGGCTTGGAGCGGATCGACGTTCTGCGCGGGCCCTCGTCGGTGCTCTACGGTCAGGGAAATCCCGGCGGTCTCATCAACATGGTGAGCAAGCGGCCGGTGTGGGACACCATCGCCGAAGTCGACGCGCAGGCGGGCAGCTTCGATAATTATTCCGGCAGTTTCGATGTCGGCGGGCCGATCGGGAAGGGCAGCGAGCTCGCCTACCGCCTCACGGGTCTCGCGCGGACCACCGATACCCAAACCGATTTCGTCGACGAAGACCGCTACTTCTTCGCGCCCGCCTTGACCTGGCAGCCGGGCGACGACACCTCGCTCACGCTGCTCGCGAGCATCCAGCACGATACGCCGCAGTCTCCGGTTGGTCTTCCGCCGGAATACACCGTGAATGCACCGAAGGGGTTGTCGCTCTCGACGAACACCTATCTTGGCGACCCGAACTTCCAATCCTCCAATCGCACTCTGTCCAACCTCGGCTACGAATTCTCCCACAATTTCGACGAGACCTTCGCGGTGCGGCAGAACGCGCGCTATACGTGGCTCAACTGGGACTATGACAGCCTTTATTATAATGGCTTGAGCGCGACAGACGCGGATATCGCCAACCGCGGAACGTCGACCAATTCTGAAAATCTCGGGACCTTCACTATCGACAATCAAGTCGAGAAATCGTTCGCGACAGGGCCGGTCGAGCACACGGTCCTTGTCGGTCTCGACTACCGAAACCACAATGTCGATACGTCGACGACCTTCGGCACGGCGCCGTCGGTGAATGTATTCACGCCATCTTATTATATGGCGATCGTCAACGACCCTTGGTACGAATCGGACACGAACGGCACCATCAGCCAGCTCGGCCTCTATGGTCAGGATCAGGTCCGCCTCGGGCCGTGGCTGCTCACGCTGGGTCTCCGGCAGGATTGGGCGAACGTCGATTCCACGACCGATTCGAACTTCGGCGACACGGTGCAGGATCAGAACGACAGCGCCACCACCGGCCGCGTGGGATTGACCTACCTCTTCGCGAACGGCGTGGCGCCTTATGCGAGCTATTCGACATCGTTCGAACCGGTGATCGGAAACATGCCGGCGGTGCTCGGCGGAGAGCCGTTCAAACCCTCCGAAGGCAAGCAATACGAAGCCGGCATCAAATATCAGCCGGTCGGCATCAACGCGATTTTCACCGTCGCGCTCTATAATCTCACGCAATCGAACGTCTCGACGCTCGAGGAGATCGGTGGTGTCTCCTATACCGTCCAGACCGGCGAGATTCGCGTCCAGGGCATCGAGTTCTCCGCGACGGCGAGCCTCGCCGACGGTCTCAATCTCATCGCGAACTACACCTACATGGATCCGGAGATCACGGCCGGGCAATATTCCGGGAACCGGCCCGCCAACGTCCCCGATTATCTGGCGAATGCCTGGCTCGATTATACGATTAAGGGCGGCGTCATGGAGGGGCTCGGCTTCGGCGGCGGTGTCCGCTTCGTCGGGGAGCGTTATGCCCTCGACGACAATGCGCTGCTGCTCGACTCGAACACCCTGTTCGATGCGGCGCTTCATTATGAAAAGGGGCCGTTCAAGCTGCAGTTGAACGTCAACAACATCGCCGATGAGAAATATGTCTCGAGCTGCGGCTCTTTCGGCTGCTTCTATGGCGATGGGCGGACGGTTCTTGCGCAGCTCTCCTACAAATGGTGA
- a CDS encoding helix-turn-helix transcriptional regulator: protein MTDYLEEHALGAVRLQDLADLVGLSQSHFSRAFKAATGLPPHQWHMQARIRRVQTMLSDGLPLNHIAASAGFADQAHFTRVFRRVVGVTPAVWRRERLS from the coding sequence GTGACCGATTATCTGGAAGAGCACGCTCTCGGCGCGGTCCGCCTTCAGGACCTCGCCGACCTCGTCGGATTGTCGCAATCCCATTTCAGCCGCGCCTTCAAAGCCGCGACCGGATTGCCCCCGCACCAATGGCACATGCAGGCTCGCATCCGGCGGGTTCAGACGATGCTGAGCGACGGCCTGCCGCTCAATCATATCGCTGCGTCGGCCGGATTCGCGGACCAGGCCCATTTCACCCGCGTCTTCCGGCGGGTCGTCGGCGTGACCCCGGCGGTGTGGCGGCGCGAAAGGCTGTCCTAA
- a CDS encoding OmpW/AlkL family protein, with amino-acid sequence MLKATPRGAEPRSTPPRSIAGKLLGALALVAVTAAPALAADLPEPTPPAEAPAVQAAVTKALSPWQVRLRALGVVTENSGSVNGVPGSDLSFSDTVVPELDITYFFTDNIAAELVLGTTYADINGKGSISSLGQIGKVWLLPPTLTLQYHFTNFGAFKPYIGAGVNYTIFYNQSADSAQSLKVKNTFGAAVQVGFDYMLNEHWGFNVDVKKLYLQPDFDVNVGGTPLTGTAKLNPWLIGTGITYRF; translated from the coding sequence ATGTTGAAAGCCACGCCCCGCGGCGCCGAGCCCCGCAGCACCCCGCCCCGTTCGATCGCCGGCAAACTCCTCGGCGCGCTCGCGCTCGTCGCGGTGACCGCCGCCCCCGCGCTCGCCGCCGATCTGCCCGAGCCGACCCCGCCGGCCGAGGCGCCGGCCGTTCAGGCCGCGGTGACGAAGGCCCTGAGCCCCTGGCAGGTGCGTCTGCGCGCCCTCGGCGTCGTCACCGAGAACAGCGGCTCGGTCAACGGCGTGCCGGGCTCCGACCTGTCCTTCTCTGACACGGTCGTGCCCGAACTCGACATCACCTATTTCTTCACCGACAACATCGCGGCCGAACTCGTCCTCGGCACCACCTATGCCGACATCAACGGCAAGGGCAGCATCTCGAGCCTCGGCCAGATCGGCAAGGTGTGGCTGCTGCCGCCGACCCTCACGCTGCAATATCACTTCACCAATTTCGGCGCTTTCAAGCCGTATATCGGCGCCGGCGTGAACTATACGATCTTCTACAACCAGTCGGCCGACAGCGCCCAGAGCCTGAAGGTCAAGAACACCTTCGGCGCCGCGGTCCAGGTCGGCTTCGATTACATGCTCAACGAGCACTGGGGCTTCAACGTCGACGTGAAGAAGCTCTACCTCCAGCCGGACTTCGACGTGAACGTCGGCGGCACGCCGCTCACCGGCACCGCGAAGCTCAATCCGTGGCTGATCGGCACCGGTATCACCTACCGGTTCTGA
- the nadC gene encoding carboxylating nicotinate-nucleotide diphosphorylase has protein sequence MALNALPTVMIEPLVRATLLEDLGRAGDLTTDAIVPPEARAYAVLAARQPGVVAGLDLARLAFHLIDPTIDVRISRPDGSAVTPGDVVAAVEGSARGILTAERTALNFLSRLSGIASATAAIVASVAEHKARIVCTRKTTPGLRAVEKYAVRAGGGSNHRFGLDDAVLIKDNHIAIAGGVRPALERAKAGVGHLVKIELEVDTLAQLEEALGIGVDAVLLDNMDVPTLTEAVRMVGGRAITEASGRVNPTTAPAIAATGVDLISVGWLTHSAPILDIGLDF, from the coding sequence GTGGCTTTGAACGCTCTTCCGACCGTCATGATCGAGCCCCTGGTCCGCGCCACGCTCCTCGAAGATCTCGGCCGCGCCGGCGACCTCACGACGGATGCGATCGTGCCGCCCGAGGCGCGGGCTTACGCGGTGCTCGCCGCCCGCCAGCCGGGCGTGGTCGCGGGCCTCGATCTCGCCCGTCTCGCCTTCCATCTCATCGATCCGACGATCGACGTGCGGATCTCGCGGCCGGACGGCTCGGCGGTCACGCCCGGTGACGTGGTCGCCGCCGTCGAAGGATCGGCGCGGGGCATCCTGACCGCGGAGCGCACCGCGCTCAACTTTCTCTCGCGCCTCAGCGGCATCGCGAGCGCGACCGCCGCCATCGTCGCCTCCGTCGCCGAGCACAAGGCGCGCATCGTGTGCACCCGAAAGACGACGCCAGGTCTGCGCGCCGTCGAGAAATACGCGGTGCGCGCCGGCGGCGGCTCCAACCACCGCTTCGGCCTCGACGACGCCGTTCTCATCAAGGACAACCACATCGCGATCGCGGGCGGGGTGCGCCCCGCGCTGGAGCGGGCGAAGGCCGGCGTCGGCCATCTCGTGAAGATCGAGCTCGAGGTCGACACGCTGGCGCAGCTCGAAGAGGCGCTCGGGATCGGCGTCGATGCCGTCCTGCTCGACAACATGGATGTGCCGACGCTCACGGAGGCGGTGCGCATGGTGGGCGGGCGCGCGATCACCGAGGCCTCGGGCCGGGTCAATCCGACGACCGCGCCCGCGATCGCGGCGACGGGGGTCGATCTCATCTCGGTCGGCTGGCTGACCCACAGTGCGCCGATCCTCGATATCGGGCTCGATTTCTGA
- a CDS encoding L-aspartate oxidase, producing the protein MNADFAALAGRPVIVGGGLAGLATALFLAPEPVVLIAKAPLGTEASSPWAQGGMAAAVGADDDAGLHVADTLAAGDGLCDPDAVARILADAPGAIAALDRLGVGFDRDGAGGFRLGLEAAHSRHRIVHADGDGTGREVIRALAAAVRVTPSITLLEDVEARRLLIDAHGAVAGVLVTGEGAAAVLPTGRVVLATGGIGGLYEESTNPLGSIGQGLAMAARAGAAIADPEFVQFHPTALATSARPMKLVSEAVRGEGAVLVDETGRRFMAEVAGAELAPRDVVARAIAREIAAGRHVFLDARERPGAGFAARFPAISALCAEAGLDPARDLIPVRPAAHYHMGGIAVDADGCSTVPGLWACGEVASTGLHGANRLASNSLVEAAVCAERVARSVAGVPSAHAVAPRLAEVPPAADAARVRAVLSRWAGVTREADGLARAVAELLPLAGGGEASADPALVGLMIATAAFRRRESRGAHCRIDYPERMAVPTRTLLTLADTLAAARDIAAGAVPSSAVVRSA; encoded by the coding sequence ATGAACGCCGATTTCGCCGCGCTCGCCGGCCGGCCGGTGATCGTCGGCGGCGGCCTCGCCGGGCTCGCGACGGCGCTCTTCCTGGCGCCGGAGCCGGTCGTGCTCATCGCCAAGGCGCCGCTCGGCACCGAGGCGTCGAGCCCGTGGGCCCAGGGCGGCATGGCCGCCGCCGTCGGCGCGGACGACGATGCGGGTCTCCACGTCGCCGATACTCTGGCGGCGGGTGACGGCCTGTGCGATCCCGACGCCGTCGCGCGCATCCTCGCCGACGCGCCGGGTGCGATCGCGGCGCTCGATCGCCTCGGCGTCGGGTTCGATCGGGACGGTGCGGGGGGCTTTCGCCTCGGCCTCGAGGCCGCGCACAGCCGCCACCGCATCGTCCACGCCGACGGCGATGGCACCGGCCGCGAGGTCATCCGCGCCCTTGCCGCTGCGGTCCGGGTGACCCCGTCGATCACGCTTCTCGAAGACGTCGAGGCCCGCCGGCTCCTGATCGACGCTCATGGTGCCGTCGCCGGTGTGCTGGTGACGGGCGAGGGCGCAGCGGCAGTCCTACCGACCGGCCGCGTGGTGCTGGCGACGGGCGGGATCGGCGGTCTCTACGAGGAGAGCACGAATCCGCTCGGCAGCATCGGCCAGGGCCTCGCGATGGCGGCGCGCGCAGGGGCGGCGATCGCCGATCCCGAATTCGTCCAGTTCCATCCGACCGCGCTCGCGACGTCGGCGCGTCCGATGAAGCTCGTGAGCGAGGCGGTGCGGGGCGAGGGCGCGGTCCTCGTCGACGAGACCGGTCGGCGCTTCATGGCGGAGGTTGCGGGCGCGGAACTCGCGCCCCGCGACGTCGTCGCCCGCGCCATCGCGCGGGAGATCGCGGCCGGCCGGCACGTCTTTCTCGATGCACGGGAGCGCCCCGGCGCGGGGTTCGCGGCCCGCTTTCCCGCGATCTCCGCCCTCTGCGCCGAGGCCGGACTCGATCCCGCCCGCGATCTCATCCCCGTGCGGCCGGCCGCGCACTATCACATGGGCGGCATCGCGGTCGACGCCGACGGCTGCAGCACCGTGCCGGGTCTGTGGGCGTGCGGCGAGGTCGCCTCCACCGGGCTCCATGGCGCGAACCGGCTCGCGAGCAATTCGCTGGTCGAGGCGGCGGTTTGCGCCGAACGGGTGGCGCGGAGCGTCGCCGGCGTCCCGTCGGCGCATGCCGTTGCGCCGCGCCTGGCGGAAGTGCCGCCGGCTGCCGATGCGGCGCGCGTCCGGGCGGTGCTGTCGCGATGGGCGGGCGTGACCCGGGAGGCCGATGGTCTCGCGCGGGCCGTTGCCGAACTGCTGCCGCTCGCAGGCGGCGGCGAGGCGTCGGCGGACCCCGCCCTGGTCGGCCTGATGATCGCTACCGCCGCCTTCCGCCGGCGCGAAAGCCGCGGCGCTCATTGCCGGATCGACTATCCGGAGCGCATGGCAGTGCCGACCCGCACGCTCCTCACCCTCGCCGACACCCTGGCGGCCGCCCGCGACATCGCGGCCGGCGCCGTCCCGTCCTCTGCCGTCGTCCGGAGTGCCTGA
- the nadA gene encoding quinolinate synthase NadA: MNAPFPVAAPVTAPNSTPFAAPALPDLLARTAPLYERIKRVVPPADWALFAEDVEAILELKRTRNAVILAHNYQTPEIFHCVADIVGDSLALAREAMKVDADVIVLAGVYFMAETAKIMNPSKTVLIPDVEAGCSLADSITPADIRLMREAHPGVPIVAYVNTNAAVKAEVDICCTSGNAAAVVRSLGVPRVIMLPDQYLARNIAAETGLDIITWAGQCEVHELFTAADVRQLREDHPGVTVLVHPECPPEVVAEADFAGSTAAMSHYVGEKRPPRVVLLTECSMSDNVAVHYPDLEFVRPCNLCPHMKRITLKNIRRSLEENLHPVEIDPEIAARARRSVERMLAI; the protein is encoded by the coding sequence ATGAACGCACCTTTCCCGGTCGCGGCCCCGGTTACGGCCCCAAATTCGACTCCCTTCGCCGCGCCTGCGCTTCCCGACCTGCTCGCCCGCACGGCGCCGCTCTATGAGCGCATCAAGCGCGTGGTTCCGCCCGCCGATTGGGCGCTGTTCGCCGAGGACGTCGAGGCGATCCTGGAGCTCAAGCGGACGCGGAACGCGGTCATCCTGGCGCACAATTACCAGACGCCGGAGATCTTCCACTGCGTTGCCGACATCGTGGGCGACAGTCTGGCGCTCGCCCGCGAGGCGATGAAGGTCGATGCCGACGTGATCGTGCTCGCCGGCGTCTACTTCATGGCCGAGACGGCGAAGATCATGAACCCGTCGAAGACGGTGCTGATCCCGGACGTCGAGGCCGGCTGCTCGCTCGCGGATTCGATCACGCCTGCCGATATCCGCCTGATGCGCGAGGCGCACCCGGGCGTGCCGATCGTCGCCTATGTCAACACCAACGCCGCGGTGAAGGCGGAGGTCGACATCTGCTGCACCTCCGGCAACGCCGCCGCCGTGGTGCGCTCGCTCGGCGTGCCGCGCGTGATCATGCTTCCCGATCAATATCTCGCTCGTAACATCGCGGCCGAGACCGGGCTCGACATCATCACCTGGGCCGGCCAGTGCGAGGTACACGAATTGTTCACGGCGGCCGATGTGCGGCAGCTTCGCGAGGATCATCCGGGCGTCACCGTGCTCGTCCACCCGGAATGCCCGCCCGAGGTCGTCGCCGAGGCGGATTTCGCCGGCTCGACCGCCGCGATGAGCCACTATGTCGGGGAGAAGCGGCCGCCGCGCGTCGTGCTCCTCACCGAATGCTCGATGAGCGACAACGTCGCGGTCCATTATCCGGACCTCGAGTTCGTGCGGCCGTGCAATCTCTGCCCGCACATGAAGCGCATCACGCTGAAGAACATCCGCCGTTCGTTGGAAGAGAACCTGCATCCGGTCGAGATCGACCCGGAGATCGCCGCCCGCGCGCGGCGCTCGGTCGAACGGATGCTCGCGATATGA
- a CDS encoding NUDIX hydrolase has protein sequence MIATHERPSGPGAGGHAVAVDLIAVLVAVTKGEPRVMTLDSGRALPSGPFELGHRSLQSGLRDWVEQQTHHPLGYVEQLYTFADRDRTAGDDAGRVISISYLGLTREDSARAPGGGDGWRSWYDYFPWEDRRSGVPPVLETVVEPALQAFAEAAEDAETRRERRQRAWLSFGFAGNPWNEELTLQRYELLYEAGLVPEARRSGEPVDGPLCPGAPMVADHRRILATGIARLRAKIKYRPVVFELMPPTFTLLQLQRCVEALGGRTVHKQNFRRLVEQQDLVEETGGTAAETLGRPAKLFRFRQAVELERAIAGTKLPLARS, from the coding sequence ATGATCGCGACGCACGAGAGACCTTCCGGCCCCGGCGCCGGCGGCCACGCCGTGGCCGTCGATCTCATCGCCGTTCTCGTCGCGGTGACCAAGGGCGAGCCCCGGGTGATGACGCTCGACAGCGGGCGTGCCCTGCCGTCCGGCCCGTTCGAGCTCGGCCACCGCTCGTTGCAATCGGGCCTGCGCGACTGGGTCGAGCAGCAGACCCATCATCCCCTCGGCTATGTCGAGCAGCTTTATACGTTCGCCGACCGCGATCGCACCGCGGGAGACGACGCCGGCCGCGTGATCTCGATCAGCTATCTCGGCCTCACCCGCGAGGACAGTGCCCGCGCTCCCGGCGGCGGTGATGGGTGGCGGAGCTGGTACGATTATTTCCCGTGGGAGGATCGGCGCTCGGGCGTTCCGCCCGTGCTGGAGACGGTCGTCGAGCCGGCCCTTCAGGCCTTCGCCGAGGCGGCCGAGGATGCCGAGACCCGTCGCGAACGGCGGCAGCGCGCTTGGCTGTCGTTCGGCTTCGCCGGCAACCCCTGGAACGAAGAGCTGACGCTCCAGCGCTACGAACTGCTTTACGAGGCCGGGCTCGTGCCCGAGGCAAGGCGTAGCGGCGAGCCCGTCGACGGGCCGCTCTGTCCGGGCGCGCCGATGGTGGCCGACCACCGCCGCATCCTGGCGACGGGCATTGCGCGGCTGCGGGCCAAGATCAAATATCGCCCGGTCGTGTTCGAACTGATGCCGCCGACCTTCACGCTCCTGCAATTGCAGCGCTGCGTCGAGGCGCTCGGCGGCCGGACGGTGCACAAGCAGAATTTCCGCCGCCTCGTCGAGCAGCAGGATCTCGTCGAAGAGACCGGCGGAACGGCGGCCGAAACCCTCGGCCGCCCGGCCAAGCTGTTCCGCTTCCGGCAGGCGGTCGAGCTCGAACGCGCCATCGCCGGCACCAAGCTCCCGCTCGCCCGCTCTTGA
- a CDS encoding DUF2934 domain-containing protein, whose protein sequence is MTDTRYDDAPPEDEARVREKAHELWLSEGQPEGRADAHWAMAREVIAVEDSFASTLLPVREPDPDSPDGEPVEPALALENEGELPGLRDEGDESPIVPLRGEPPEPRNG, encoded by the coding sequence ATGACCGACACCCGATATGATGACGCGCCGCCGGAAGACGAGGCGCGGGTTCGTGAGAAGGCGCACGAACTCTGGCTCTCCGAAGGTCAGCCGGAAGGGCGCGCCGACGCCCACTGGGCGATGGCGCGCGAGGTGATCGCGGTCGAGGATTCGTTCGCCTCGACGCTGCTGCCGGTGCGCGAGCCCGATCCCGATTCGCCAGACGGTGAGCCGGTTGAGCCGGCGCTCGCCCTGGAGAACGAAGGCGAGTTACCGGGGCTGCGCGACGAGGGGGATGAAAGCCCGATCGTGCCGCTGCGGGGCGAGCCGCCCGAGCCGAGGAACGGCTGA
- a CDS encoding phosphatase PAP2 family protein yields MPSERRVWVSAAALCAVLVIIAFLFLDRPISSFVHAHIGRPHPILFAMQSVPEWLVPIATALLVVLGLKALLHPPLARIERALLATALSLATAQFIGNELKILFGRTWPETFVANNPSFIDNGVYGFFWLHGGAGWASFPSGHTTAISSVAAALAFAFPWLRIPCALAVLIVVIGLIGLDFHFLSDIIAGGFLGTAVAATVTGLMGARDAAVSAGSKRAAARSAH; encoded by the coding sequence ATGCCGTCGGAACGTCGTGTGTGGGTCAGCGCCGCCGCGCTCTGCGCCGTCCTCGTGATCATCGCGTTCCTTTTCCTCGACCGGCCGATCAGCAGCTTCGTCCACGCCCATATCGGACGGCCGCACCCGATCCTCTTCGCAATGCAGTCGGTTCCGGAATGGCTGGTGCCGATCGCCACCGCTCTCCTGGTGGTCTTGGGGCTCAAGGCCCTGCTCCACCCTCCTCTTGCCCGGATCGAACGGGCGCTGCTCGCGACCGCGCTGTCGCTGGCGACGGCGCAATTCATCGGCAATGAACTCAAGATCCTGTTCGGCCGGACGTGGCCGGAGACCTTCGTCGCCAACAATCCGTCCTTCATCGACAACGGCGTCTACGGCTTCTTCTGGCTTCACGGCGGCGCCGGATGGGCCTCGTTCCCCTCAGGCCATACGACGGCAATCAGTTCCGTCGCGGCCGCGCTCGCGTTCGCTTTCCCGTGGCTTCGCATCCCCTGCGCGCTCGCCGTCCTGATCGTGGTGATCGGCCTCATCGGGCTCGATTTTCACTTCCTGAGCGACATCATCGCCGGCGGATTTCTCGGCACCGCAGTCGCGGCGACCGTCACCGGACTGATGGGCGCGCGGGACGCGGCGGTCAGTGCAGGAAGTAAGCGAGCAGCGGCGCGATCAGCACATTGA
- a CDS encoding LrgB family protein, producing the protein MPMIHLVLWSSVTIGFYLVAKAFYRRMPRWWTTPLAITPLLVIAAITAFHVGYPDYLSGTHWLIALLGPATVAFAVPIYEQRALIRRQWPVLAVGVVVGTITAMGTAWVLASLLGLDGALRLSLLPRSTSTPFAMTVSGDIGGVPDLTAVFVVFTGVFGAALGEILLRWMPLRSGLARGALFGVGAHGAGVAKAQEIGREEGTVAALVMVLVGLVNVLIAPLLAYFLH; encoded by the coding sequence ATGCCGATGATCCACCTCGTTCTGTGGTCCTCGGTCACGATCGGCTTCTATCTCGTCGCGAAGGCGTTCTACCGGCGCATGCCGCGCTGGTGGACGACCCCGCTTGCGATCACACCGCTCCTGGTCATCGCGGCGATCACCGCCTTTCACGTCGGCTACCCGGATTATCTGAGCGGCACGCACTGGCTGATCGCCTTGCTCGGCCCTGCGACGGTCGCCTTCGCGGTCCCGATCTATGAACAGCGCGCGCTGATTCGGCGGCAATGGCCGGTTCTCGCGGTCGGCGTCGTCGTCGGCACGATCACCGCCATGGGCACCGCCTGGGTGCTCGCCTCCCTGCTGGGTCTCGATGGTGCGCTTCGCCTCAGCCTGCTGCCGCGCTCCACGAGCACGCCCTTCGCCATGACGGTGTCCGGCGACATCGGCGGGGTGCCCGACCTCACCGCGGTCTTCGTCGTCTTCACCGGCGTGTTCGGGGCCGCGTTGGGCGAAATCCTGCTGCGCTGGATGCCGTTGCGCTCGGGCCTCGCCCGGGGCGCGCTGTTCGGCGTCGGCGCGCACGGCGCCGGCGTCGCCAAGGCCCAGGAGATCGGCCGGGAGGAGGGCACCGTCGCCGCCCTCGTCATGGTCCTTGTCGGCCTCGTCAATGTGCTGATCGCGCCGCTGCTCGCTTACTTCCTGCACTGA
- a CDS encoding CidA/LrgA family protein has translation MTTLPPDLRTLVVTGRRGLRRSRLAQAVLLIIVWQAGDIVARTTGVPIPGGVIGLFIALALLASHRVSAISLRRGAMWLLAEMLLFFVPAVPAVLDHPELFGWLGLKIVAVILVGTCAVMGVTALAVDLCYRWRIGHGPAR, from the coding sequence ATGACCACCCTCCCTCCGGATCTGCGCACCCTCGTCGTCACCGGCCGCCGCGGCCTTCGCCGCAGCCGGCTCGCCCAGGCGGTGCTCCTCATCATCGTCTGGCAGGCCGGGGACATCGTGGCGCGGACAACGGGCGTTCCCATTCCGGGCGGCGTCATCGGCCTCTTCATCGCGCTCGCGCTGCTTGCGAGCCACCGCGTCTCGGCGATCAGCCTGCGGCGCGGCGCGATGTGGCTGCTCGCAGAAATGCTCCTGTTCTTCGTGCCGGCGGTGCCGGCGGTGCTCGATCACCCGGAACTGTTCGGCTGGCTCGGGCTCAAGATCGTCGCGGTGATCCTCGTCGGCACCTGCGCGGTGATGGGCGTGACCGCGCTTGCGGTCGATCTCTGCTATCGTTGGAGGATCGGTCATGGACCGGCTCGCTGA